The following are encoded in a window of Pseudomonas multiresinivorans genomic DNA:
- a CDS encoding GntR family transcriptional regulator, giving the protein MTDQLQQIRKQPRNGKARSGTQDEIVYAHIFDAILEQRLAPGTKLSEEALGEIFGVSRTIIRRALSRLAHEQVVLLRPNRGAVVASPSIDEARQILFARRTVERAITELAVDNASGETLAELRDMVKQEQSSFARGDRGAGIRLSGEFHLKLAEMAKNAPLVVFQRSLVSQTSLIIAQYESGGRSHCSFDEHNEILDAIEKGDKEKAVTLMMHHMAHIDDKLNLDVDGASGDLHAVFSHLLAGKKKPRRSKADADSAA; this is encoded by the coding sequence ATGACCGACCAGTTGCAACAGATCAGGAAGCAGCCGCGCAATGGCAAGGCGCGCAGCGGCACTCAGGACGAGATCGTCTACGCGCATATCTTCGATGCCATCCTCGAACAGCGCCTGGCTCCCGGCACCAAGCTGAGCGAAGAAGCCCTGGGCGAAATCTTCGGTGTCAGCCGCACCATCATCCGCCGCGCCCTGTCGCGCCTGGCTCACGAGCAGGTCGTGCTGCTGCGCCCGAACCGCGGTGCGGTGGTGGCCAGCCCGAGCATCGACGAAGCCCGGCAGATCCTCTTCGCCCGCCGCACCGTCGAGCGCGCGATCACCGAGCTGGCCGTGGACAACGCCAGCGGCGAAACCCTGGCCGAGCTGCGTGACATGGTGAAGCAGGAGCAATCCAGCTTCGCCCGTGGTGACCGTGGCGCCGGTATCCGCCTTTCCGGCGAATTCCACCTCAAGCTCGCCGAGATGGCGAAGAACGCCCCTCTGGTGGTGTTCCAGCGCAGCCTGGTCTCACAGACCTCGCTGATCATCGCCCAGTACGAAAGCGGTGGCCGCTCGCACTGCTCGTTCGACGAGCACAACGAAATCCTCGACGCCATCGAGAAGGGCGACAAGGAAAAGGCCGTGACCCTGATGATGCACCACATGGCGCACATCGACGACAAGCTGAACCTGGATGTGGACGGCGCCTCCGGCGACCTGCATGCGGTGTTCTCGCACCTGCTGGCCGGCAAGAAGAAGCCGCGCCGCAGCAAGGCCGACGCCGACTCGGCGGCCTGA
- a CDS encoding nucleobase:cation symporter-2 family protein yields the protein MSVVTERSPTGSPVDQRLPLLQLLLVGFQHVLLMYGGAVAVPLIVGQAAGLSREEIAFLINADLLVAGIATLVQSLGIGPVGIRMPVMMGASFAAVGSMVAMAGMPGVGMTGIFGATIAAGFFGMLIAPFMSRIVRFFPPLVTGTVITSIGMCLFPVAINWAGGGKAAANFGAIEYLALSSFVLAVILLINRFLKGFWVNVSVLIGMLLGYIIGASMGMVSLDGIEQRPWFDIVTPLHFGAPEFHLAPVLSMCLVVVIIFVESTGMFLALGKITETEICPNRLRRGLLCDAGASFIAGFMNTFTHSSFAQNIGLVQMTGVRSRYVTAAAALFLIALSLLPKAAFLVASIPPAVLGGAGIAMFGMVAASGIRILHEADIVDRRNQLLVAVSIGMGMVPVVRPDFFAALPQWMEPITHSGIAMTAIWAVVLNILFNILGEQGRDALCGHH from the coding sequence ATGTCCGTGGTAACTGAGCGCTCCCCTACCGGCTCGCCCGTCGACCAGCGTTTGCCCTTGCTGCAGCTGCTGCTGGTCGGCTTCCAGCACGTTCTCCTGATGTATGGCGGCGCCGTCGCCGTCCCGCTGATCGTCGGCCAGGCCGCCGGCCTCTCCCGTGAAGAAATCGCCTTCCTGATCAACGCCGACCTGCTGGTCGCCGGCATCGCCACGCTGGTGCAATCGCTGGGCATCGGCCCGGTGGGTATCCGCATGCCGGTGATGATGGGCGCCAGCTTCGCTGCCGTGGGCAGCATGGTCGCCATGGCCGGAATGCCCGGCGTCGGCATGACCGGCATCTTCGGCGCGACCATCGCCGCCGGCTTCTTCGGCATGCTCATCGCGCCCTTCATGAGCCGCATCGTGCGCTTCTTCCCGCCGCTGGTGACCGGCACCGTGATCACCTCCATCGGCATGTGCCTGTTCCCGGTGGCGATCAACTGGGCCGGCGGCGGCAAGGCAGCAGCCAACTTCGGCGCCATCGAATACCTCGCCCTGTCCTCCTTCGTGCTGGCAGTGATCCTGCTGATCAACCGCTTCCTGAAGGGCTTCTGGGTCAACGTCTCGGTGCTGATCGGCATGCTGCTGGGCTACATCATCGGCGCCAGCATGGGCATGGTCAGCCTGGACGGCATCGAGCAACGCCCGTGGTTCGACATCGTCACGCCGCTGCATTTCGGTGCCCCGGAATTCCACCTGGCTCCAGTGCTTTCGATGTGTCTGGTGGTGGTGATCATCTTCGTCGAATCCACCGGCATGTTCCTCGCCCTGGGCAAGATCACCGAGACCGAAATCTGCCCCAACCGCCTGCGGCGCGGCCTGCTGTGCGATGCCGGCGCATCCTTCATCGCCGGCTTCATGAATACCTTCACCCATTCCTCGTTCGCCCAGAACATCGGCCTGGTGCAGATGACCGGCGTGCGCAGCCGCTATGTCACTGCTGCCGCCGCGCTGTTCCTGATCGCCCTGTCGCTGCTGCCCAAGGCTGCCTTCCTGGTCGCCTCGATTCCACCGGCGGTACTCGGCGGTGCCGGCATCGCCATGTTCGGCATGGTCGCTGCCAGCGGCATCCGCATCCTCCATGAGGCGGACATCGTCGATCGCCGCAACCAACTGCTGGTGGCGGTGAGCATTGGCATGGGGATGGTGCCGGTGGTGCGCCCGGACTTCTTCGCTGCGCTGCCGCAGTGGATGGAGCCAATCACCCACAGCGGCATCGCGATGACCGCGATCTGGGCCGTGGTGCTGAACATCCTCTTCAACATCCTCGGCGAACAAGGCCGCGACGCCCTCTGCGGGCATCACTGA
- a CDS encoding NCS2 family permease, producing the protein MESTKQEQQAFASSPPATGLLERLFKLSQHGTTVKTELAAGLTTFITMAYIIFVNPNIMADAGIDHGAAFVATCLAAALGCFLMGLYANWPVGLAPGMGLNAFFTYTVVKTMNYSWEIALGAVFISGIMFMILTFSRIREWLLNSIPVSLRFAMGAGVGLFLGLIGLKTAGIVVASPATLVHLGDLTSPGPLLAAICFLMIAVLEYRRVFGGILISILTVTVAGIALGIVKFGGVFSMPPSLAPTFLAMDISGAFNVTMISVILAFLFVHMFDTAGTLMGVAQRAQLVREDGRIENLSKAMKADSTSSAFGAVLGVPPVTSYVESAAGVAAGGRTGLTAVVVGVLFVAAMFFAPLAGMIPAYATAGALIYVAMLMMGGMAHIDWNEHTETIPAIVTVIMMPLTFSVADGIALGFVTYVAMKVFTGRHKDVTISLYALCAIFVAKFVFL; encoded by the coding sequence GTGGAAAGCACCAAACAAGAACAACAAGCCTTTGCATCCAGTCCCCCCGCCACCGGCCTGCTCGAACGCCTGTTCAAGCTGAGCCAGCATGGCACCACCGTGAAGACCGAACTCGCCGCGGGTCTCACGACCTTCATCACCATGGCGTACATCATCTTCGTCAACCCCAACATCATGGCCGACGCCGGCATCGATCACGGTGCCGCCTTCGTGGCTACCTGCCTGGCCGCCGCGCTGGGCTGCTTCCTCATGGGCCTGTATGCCAACTGGCCGGTGGGCCTGGCGCCGGGCATGGGCCTCAACGCCTTCTTCACCTACACCGTGGTCAAGACCATGAACTACAGCTGGGAGATCGCGCTGGGCGCGGTGTTCATCTCCGGCATCATGTTCATGATCCTGACCTTCTCGCGCATTCGCGAATGGCTGCTCAACAGCATCCCGGTCAGCCTGCGCTTCGCCATGGGCGCCGGCGTCGGCCTGTTCCTCGGGCTGATCGGCCTGAAGACCGCCGGCATCGTGGTTGCCAGCCCCGCCACCCTGGTTCACCTGGGTGACCTGACCAGCCCCGGCCCGCTGCTCGCCGCCATCTGCTTCCTGATGATCGCGGTGCTGGAATACCGCCGCGTGTTCGGCGGCATCCTGATCAGCATCCTCACCGTCACCGTGGCCGGTATCGCCCTGGGTATCGTCAAGTTCGGCGGCGTGTTCTCCATGCCGCCGAGCCTGGCGCCGACCTTCCTGGCGATGGATATCTCCGGTGCGTTCAACGTGACCATGATCAGCGTGATCCTGGCCTTCCTCTTCGTGCACATGTTCGACACCGCCGGCACCCTGATGGGCGTCGCGCAACGCGCGCAGCTGGTACGCGAGGACGGTCGCATCGAGAACCTGTCCAAGGCAATGAAGGCCGACAGCACCTCCAGCGCATTCGGCGCCGTGCTCGGCGTACCGCCTGTGACCAGCTACGTTGAGAGTGCCGCCGGTGTCGCCGCCGGTGGCCGTACCGGCCTGACTGCCGTGGTGGTCGGCGTGCTGTTCGTCGCGGCGATGTTCTTCGCCCCGCTGGCCGGCATGATCCCCGCCTACGCCACCGCCGGCGCGCTGATCTATGTGGCGATGCTGATGATGGGCGGCATGGCCCACATCGACTGGAACGAGCACACCGAGACCATTCCGGCGATCGTCACCGTGATCATGATGCCGCTGACCTTCTCGGTCGCCGACGGCATCGCGCTGGGCTTCGTGACCTACGTGGCGATGAAGGTCTTCACCGGCCGCCACAAGGACGTGACCATCAGCCTGTACGCCCTGTGTGCGATCTTCGTGGCGAAGTTCGTCTTCCTCTGA
- a CDS encoding IS481 family transposase, producing MNLHKHARLTPRGRALLVQRMLQGLRAEEAAQAAGVSVRTAYKWLRRYREEGEAGMMDRTSRPHACPHATPESRLERLIERRSARQTYRQIANELGLAVSTIARHLKRLGLNRLPELEPAPPIRRYQYAQPGDLLHLDIKKLARFWRPGHRVTGTRLMGSDGAGWEFVHVAIDDASRIAFSSLHADERGGSACRALLQALRYYRSLKIRFTRVMTDNGACYRSGLFRRLCRRLGLRHIRTRPYTPRTNGKAERFIQTSLREWAYARSYESSEQRAQHLALWLHQYNWHRPHSSLHYCPPISRIPLNNLLGLHN from the coding sequence ATGAACCTGCATAAACATGCCCGTCTTACACCGCGCGGTCGAGCCCTTTTAGTCCAGCGCATGCTTCAGGGGTTACGTGCTGAAGAGGCAGCGCAGGCGGCCGGTGTCAGCGTACGTACGGCCTACAAATGGCTTCGGCGTTACCGCGAAGAGGGAGAGGCCGGCATGATGGATCGCACTTCGCGCCCTCACGCCTGCCCCCATGCCACACCCGAGTCCCGGCTCGAAAGGCTGATTGAGCGGCGCAGCGCCCGTCAAACCTATCGGCAAATTGCCAACGAGTTAGGGCTGGCAGTCAGTACCATCGCTCGCCACCTCAAACGACTCGGACTCAATCGGCTCCCCGAGTTGGAGCCCGCTCCGCCGATCAGGCGTTATCAGTACGCTCAACCAGGTGATCTACTGCATCTGGATATCAAGAAGCTCGCACGCTTTTGGAGACCGGGACATCGAGTTACGGGAACCCGGCTGATGGGCTCTGACGGAGCGGGCTGGGAGTTTGTCCATGTCGCCATCGACGATGCCTCGCGCATCGCCTTCTCCAGCCTGCATGCTGATGAACGAGGTGGAAGTGCCTGTCGCGCTCTGCTCCAGGCTTTGCGCTACTACCGCTCGCTGAAGATTCGATTTACTCGGGTCATGACTGACAACGGTGCCTGCTACCGATCAGGTCTATTCCGCCGCCTATGCCGGCGTCTGGGCTTACGACATATCCGCACCAGACCCTACACCCCACGTACCAATGGCAAAGCTGAGCGCTTCATTCAAACCAGCTTGCGGGAGTGGGCCTACGCCCGTAGCTACGAGAGCTCTGAGCAGCGCGCCCAGCATCTGGCCCTCTGGCTACACCAATACAACTGGCACAGGCCTCACTCCAGTCTGCATTACTGCCCACCCATCAGCCGCATTCCACTGAACAACCTACTGGGTTTACACAACTAG
- the uraD gene encoding 2-oxo-4-hydroxy-4-carboxy-5-ureidoimidazoline decarboxylase translates to MSRFQTLTPASLDRATFVAAFADIYEHSPWVAEKAYDLGVDDSLNDIELLQQRMADILLSASHDAQLALINAHPDLAGKAAVRGELTASSTAEQAGAGIQDCTAEEFARFTELNDAYKAKFGFPFIKAVKGSNRHQILAAFEERIHNTPEQEFQTALAEINKIAMFRLQQL, encoded by the coding sequence ATGAGCCGCTTCCAGACCCTCACCCCGGCCAGCCTCGACCGCGCCACCTTCGTCGCCGCCTTCGCCGACATCTACGAGCACTCCCCGTGGGTCGCCGAGAAGGCCTATGACCTCGGCGTCGACGACAGCCTGAACGACATCGAACTGCTGCAGCAGCGCATGGCCGACATCCTCCTGTCCGCCAGCCACGACGCACAGCTGGCCCTGATCAACGCTCACCCGGACCTCGCTGGCAAGGCCGCCGTGCGTGGCGAGCTGACCGCCTCCAGCACCGCCGAACAGGCCGGCGCCGGCATCCAGGATTGCACCGCCGAAGAGTTCGCCCGCTTCACCGAACTCAACGACGCGTACAAGGCCAAGTTCGGCTTCCCCTTCATCAAGGCAGTGAAGGGCAGCAACCGCCACCAGATCCTGGCCGCGTTCGAAGAGCGCATCCACAACACGCCGGAGCAGGAATTCCAGACTGCCCTGGCGGAGATCAACAAGATCGCGATGTTCCGCCTGCAGCAACTCTGA
- a CDS encoding ATP-binding protein, protein MSRILIVDEQPVTRHALRLMMEADRHEVVGEADNGPDALHQARLCKPDLMILELSIPRLGGLEVLQRLVAQESPVKVLVLTSQDSEYFAGRCLTAGAAGFVSKQEDPQAVREAVRAIAQGHSYFPSHALGSVNAAEEAGHGGLLKDLSVRELSVLQLLAQGLSNIAIADQLAISDKTVSTYKVRLMQKLHAKSLVELIDIGRRHGLVEGGVKDDAESAAHAVDEEDRFELDLLRSMLEALPHPISLRGLDGRIRYCNKAAYTIPGKTREEIIGSTLADLGIFASSHEGSMLAAKLSETIARGEPADQDIEFHTNKDRRVVHFWARPYHNSRGELVGAITGAVDITQRDDLIRVLRHTNARVESISRDKSQFLASMGSELQGPLQSLLAMIDLALNQNDPERRREPLGVARSLAQNVLHVLDDLQMLSRAESGRLQLNPEAIDLRKMLDRKLEKLREPAAAKGLEVETDFDLALQTLVWCDPQPLRLVLDNLLGNAVRFTERGRILVRLQARGRGQGMVGVQIDVADTGPGIAQEDQGALFDPFSQPLDNQQILRGGSGLGLALSRSLVAALGGELLMSSRPGVGSEFTVHLELPSAED, encoded by the coding sequence ATGAGCAGAATCCTGATCGTCGATGAACAACCGGTTACCCGCCATGCGCTGCGCCTGATGATGGAGGCGGACCGGCACGAGGTGGTCGGCGAGGCGGACAACGGCCCCGATGCGTTGCACCAGGCGCGCCTGTGCAAGCCGGACCTGATGATCCTCGAACTGTCGATTCCGCGGCTGGGCGGCCTGGAGGTGCTGCAGCGTCTGGTAGCCCAGGAGTCGCCGGTCAAGGTGCTGGTGCTCACTTCCCAGGACTCCGAGTATTTCGCCGGCCGCTGCCTGACCGCCGGTGCTGCCGGCTTCGTCAGCAAGCAGGAGGACCCGCAGGCCGTGCGCGAGGCGGTGCGAGCCATCGCCCAGGGACACAGCTACTTCCCCAGCCACGCCCTGGGCAGCGTGAACGCCGCGGAGGAGGCGGGGCACGGCGGCCTGCTCAAGGACCTCTCGGTGCGCGAACTGAGCGTGCTGCAACTGCTGGCCCAGGGCCTGAGCAACATCGCCATCGCCGATCAGCTGGCCATCAGCGACAAGACCGTGAGCACCTACAAGGTGCGCCTGATGCAGAAGCTGCACGCCAAGTCGCTGGTGGAGCTGATCGATATCGGCCGGCGGCACGGGCTGGTGGAGGGCGGGGTCAAGGATGATGCGGAATCGGCGGCGCATGCTGTCGATGAGGAAGATCGCTTCGAACTCGATCTGTTGCGCAGCATGCTCGAAGCGCTGCCGCATCCGATCAGCCTGCGCGGGCTGGACGGCCGCATCCGCTACTGCAACAAGGCCGCCTACACCATTCCCGGCAAGACCCGCGAGGAGATCATCGGCAGCACCTTGGCCGACCTTGGCATCTTCGCCAGCAGCCATGAGGGCTCGATGCTGGCGGCGAAGCTGTCCGAGACCATCGCCCGTGGTGAGCCGGCGGACCAGGACATCGAGTTCCACACCAACAAGGACCGTCGGGTCGTGCATTTCTGGGCGCGGCCTTACCACAACAGCCGCGGCGAGCTGGTGGGCGCTATCACCGGGGCGGTGGACATCACCCAGCGCGACGACCTGATCCGCGTGCTGCGCCATACCAATGCCCGGGTCGAATCCATCAGTCGCGACAAGAGCCAGTTCCTTGCCAGCATGGGCAGTGAGTTGCAGGGGCCGCTGCAGAGCCTGCTGGCGATGATCGATCTGGCCCTCAACCAGAATGACCCCGAGCGTCGGCGCGAACCGCTGGGCGTGGCGCGCTCGCTGGCGCAGAACGTGCTGCACGTCCTCGATGACTTGCAGATGCTCAGCCGAGCGGAATCCGGTCGCCTGCAACTGAACCCGGAAGCAATCGACCTGCGCAAGATGCTCGACCGCAAGCTGGAGAAACTGCGCGAACCTGCCGCTGCCAAAGGGCTTGAGGTGGAAACCGATTTCGACCTGGCGCTGCAGACTCTCGTCTGGTGCGACCCACAACCCTTGCGGCTGGTGCTGGATAACCTGCTGGGCAATGCCGTCAGGTTCACCGAGCGTGGGCGGATCCTCGTGCGCCTTCAGGCACGGGGCCGGGGGCAGGGCATGGTGGGTGTGCAGATCGACGTGGCCGACACCGGCCCTGGCATTGCGCAGGAAGATCAGGGGGCGCTGTTCGACCCGTTCAGCCAGCCTCTGGACAATCAGCAGATACTTCGGGGCGGCAGCGGCCTTGGCCTGGCGCTTTCGCGCAGCCTGGTCGCGGCGCTTGGCGGGGAGTTGCTGATGAGCAGCCGTCCGGGCGTCGGCAGCGAGTTCACTGTCCACCTCGAACTTCCCAGCGCGGAAGATTGA
- the puuE gene encoding allantoinase PuuE has translation MSADYPRDLIGYGNNIPHPHWPNDARIALSFVLNYEEGGERNILHGDAESEAFLSEMVAAQPLKGERNMCMESLYEYGSRAGVWRLLKLFRKYDLPLTVFAVAMAAQRHPEAIRQMVADGHEICSHGYRWIDYQYMDEAQEREHMFEAVRILTELTGQRPQGWYTGRLGPNTRRIVREDGNFLYDSDTYDDDLPYWDPASTAEKPHLVIPYTLDTNDMRFTQVQGFNKGDDFFEYLKDAFDVLYAEGAEGAPKMLSIGMHCRLLGRPARMASLERFIQYVKGHEKVWITRRVDIAKHWHENHPFKAQENPA, from the coding sequence GTGAGCGCTGACTACCCACGCGACCTGATCGGCTACGGCAACAACATTCCCCACCCGCACTGGCCGAACGACGCCCGCATCGCGCTTTCCTTCGTCCTTAACTATGAGGAAGGCGGCGAGCGCAACATCCTGCACGGGGATGCCGAATCCGAAGCCTTCCTTTCCGAGATGGTCGCCGCCCAGCCGCTCAAGGGCGAGCGCAACATGTGCATGGAATCGCTGTACGAGTACGGCAGCCGCGCCGGCGTGTGGCGCCTGCTCAAGCTGTTCAGGAAGTACGACCTGCCGCTGACCGTGTTCGCCGTGGCCATGGCCGCCCAGCGCCACCCGGAAGCGATCCGCCAGATGGTCGCCGACGGCCACGAGATCTGCAGCCACGGCTACCGCTGGATCGACTACCAGTACATGGACGAGGCGCAGGAACGCGAACACATGTTCGAAGCCGTGCGCATCCTCACCGAGCTGACCGGCCAGCGCCCGCAGGGCTGGTACACCGGCCGCCTGGGCCCGAACACCCGCCGCATCGTCCGCGAAGACGGCAACTTCCTCTACGATTCCGACACCTACGACGACGACCTGCCCTACTGGGACCCGGCGAGCACCGCCGAGAAGCCTCACCTGGTGATCCCCTACACCCTGGACACCAACGACATGCGCTTCACCCAGGTGCAGGGCTTCAACAAGGGCGACGACTTCTTCGAATACCTCAAGGATGCCTTTGACGTGCTCTACGCCGAAGGTGCCGAGGGCGCGCCGAAGATGCTCTCCATCGGCATGCACTGCCGCCTGCTGGGCCGTCCGGCGCGTATGGCCTCGCTGGAGCGCTTCATCCAGTACGTTAAAGGTCACGAGAAGGTGTGGATCACCCGCCGCGTCGACATCGCCAAGCACTGGCACGAGAACCACCCGTTCAAAGCGCAGGAGAACCCGGCATGA
- a CDS encoding ureidoglycolate lyase, which yields MRTLKIEPLTKEAFAPFGDVIETEGSDFFMINNGSTRRYHKLATVETAQPDDKAIISIFSAESLEMPLRIRMLERHPQGSQAFIPLLGNPFLIVVAPLGDVPVSGLVRAFLSNGKQGVNYHRGVWHHPVLTIEKRDDFLVVDRSGSGNNCDEHFFTEDEQLLLDPQAN from the coding sequence ATGCGTACCCTGAAGATCGAGCCGTTGACCAAGGAAGCCTTCGCCCCATTCGGTGATGTCATCGAAACCGAAGGCAGTGATTTCTTCATGATCAACAACGGCTCCACCCGCCGTTATCACAAGCTCGCCACCGTCGAAACGGCGCAGCCCGATGACAAGGCGATCATCAGCATCTTCAGCGCCGAATCACTGGAGATGCCCTTGCGCATCCGCATGCTGGAACGTCACCCGCAGGGCAGTCAGGCGTTCATTCCGCTGCTCGGCAACCCCTTTCTGATCGTGGTCGCGCCCCTTGGCGATGTACCTGTATCGGGCCTCGTCCGCGCTTTCCTGTCCAACGGCAAGCAGGGCGTCAATTACCACCGCGGCGTCTGGCACCACCCGGTGCTGACGATCGAAAAGCGGGATGACTTCCTGGTGGTCGATCGCAGCGGTTCTGGCAACAACTGCGACGAGCATTTCTTCACCGAGGACGAACAGCTCCTCCTCGACCCCCAAGCAAACTAA
- the uraH gene encoding hydroxyisourate hydrolase, producing MGRLTTHVLDSAHGCPGHGIKIELFRVEGQQLELIATRVTNDDGRCDEPLLQGEDFRAGVYQLLFNAGDYYRARGVELPQPAFLDQVVLRFGIASESDHYHVPLLISPYSYSTYRGS from the coding sequence ATGGGACGCTTGACCACTCACGTACTGGATTCCGCCCACGGCTGCCCGGGCCATGGCATCAAGATCGAACTGTTCCGTGTCGAGGGCCAGCAGCTGGAGCTGATCGCCACCCGCGTGACCAACGATGACGGTCGCTGTGACGAGCCGCTGTTGCAGGGCGAGGATTTCCGCGCCGGCGTCTACCAGCTGCTGTTCAATGCCGGCGACTACTACCGCGCCCGTGGCGTGGAGCTGCCCCAGCCGGCGTTCCTCGACCAGGTTGTGCTGCGCTTCGGCATTGCCTCGGAAAGCGACCACTACCATGTGCCGCTGCTGATTTCCCCCTACAGCTATTCCACCTATCGCGGCAGCTAG
- a CDS encoding urate hydroxylase PuuD: protein MEAHLIEWLNLLVRWVHMIVGIAWIGASFYFVWLENNLNRANPREGLSGDLWAIHGGGIYHLEKYKLAPPKMPDNLHWFKWEAYSTWMSGVCLLTIVFYLNPTLYLIAPGSDLAPAAAVAIGIGSLIAGWFIYSTLCDSPLGKKPALLGAILFGLLVLAAYLLSQVFSGRGAYLHVGAIIGTIMVGNVFRVIMPAQRALVKAIEEGREPDPVLPAKGLLRSRHNNYFTLPVLFIMISNHFPSTYGSHYNWLILTCIAALAVIVRHYFNTRHNGNGMAWALPAGAVGMIALAFVTGPSWPTSDASSSTAQAQKIEYQPLPETAVGGKTPAERAKDEEAAKAAAAQQAQAAPAQASTAAGSTEGFDKVHHVIQERCAVCHSAKPTSNLFSTAPAGVMFDTPQQIQQLAPRIQAQAVASQVMPLGNITQMTPEERKLVGDWISRGAQVN, encoded by the coding sequence GTGGAAGCACATCTCATCGAATGGCTGAACCTGCTGGTCCGCTGGGTCCACATGATTGTGGGCATTGCCTGGATCGGCGCTTCGTTCTACTTCGTCTGGCTGGAGAACAACCTCAACCGCGCCAACCCGCGCGAAGGGCTCTCCGGTGATCTCTGGGCGATCCATGGTGGCGGTATCTACCACCTGGAAAAGTACAAGCTCGCCCCGCCGAAAATGCCGGACAACCTGCACTGGTTCAAATGGGAGGCCTACTCCACCTGGATGTCGGGCGTCTGCCTGCTGACCATCGTGTTCTACCTGAACCCGACCCTGTACCTGATCGCACCGGGCAGCGACCTCGCCCCGGCCGCCGCCGTGGCCATCGGCATCGGCTCGCTGATCGCCGGCTGGTTCATCTACAGCACCCTGTGCGACTCCCCGCTGGGCAAGAAACCCGCCCTGCTCGGCGCCATCCTGTTCGGCCTGCTGGTCCTCGCCGCCTACCTGCTCAGCCAGGTGTTCAGCGGTCGCGGTGCCTACCTGCACGTGGGCGCCATCATCGGCACCATCATGGTGGGCAACGTGTTCCGCGTGATCATGCCTGCCCAGCGCGCACTGGTTAAGGCCATCGAGGAAGGTCGCGAGCCCGACCCGGTACTGCCGGCCAAGGGCCTGCTGCGTTCGCGCCACAACAACTACTTCACCCTGCCGGTGCTGTTCATCATGATCAGCAACCACTTCCCGAGCACCTACGGCAGCCACTACAACTGGCTGATCCTGACCTGCATCGCGGCGCTGGCGGTGATCGTGCGTCACTACTTCAACACCCGCCACAATGGCAACGGCATGGCCTGGGCGCTGCCCGCCGGCGCTGTCGGCATGATCGCCCTGGCCTTCGTCACCGGCCCGAGCTGGCCGACCAGCGATGCCTCCTCCTCCACCGCGCAAGCTCAGAAGATCGAGTACCAGCCACTGCCGGAAACCGCCGTTGGCGGCAAGACCCCGGCCGAGCGCGCCAAGGATGAGGAAGCCGCCAAGGCCGCTGCCGCCCAGCAGGCTCAGGCCGCTCCGGCCCAGGCGTCCACCGCCGCGGGCTCGACCGAAGGCTTCGACAAGGTCCATCACGTCATCCAGGAACGCTGCGCCGTCTGCCACTCGGCCAAGCCGACCAGCAATCTGTTCAGCACCGCGCCGGCCGGCGTGATGTTCGACACCCCGCAGCAGATCCAGCAGCTCGCCCCGCGCATCCAGGCGCAGGCCGTGGCTTCGCAGGTCATGCCGCTGGGCAACATCACCCAGATGACCCCGGAAGAGCGCAAGCTCGTTGGAGACTGGATCTCCAGGGGTGCCCAGGTTAATTGA